CACATCCTTCTTTCTCTTGACTCATTTTGGTGACCATGTCACTTAATTCAATCAGGTTTGTTAAGCCCAATTTCCTTCTCAGAAGCTGTGCTGTGCCTCTGTTATAAAATTTACTCCCCAAATGTTCTACAATCTTTTCCTGATGACTTTTGTATaattcttgcatggaatgcatgtTAATGTTACAGGTCTATAATTTCAGCCCATCCTCTCGAACATTTCAAACATCACTAAACTGCTGTGCTAAACtgcccaaacctaacttaaccgagGACCCATGAATAGAAAATGGAACATCACATCAATTTTGCGAGttgctatgatttttagtacgttaGTTTTCAGCCTTAGGGGATTTATAcatcaaaatgcgatgtactattCGAGAAAGTGGGTTGATAATTTAGTGCTTCACATCTGTCCCACTTCTtgaatattggaactacatttgcCTTTTTCCAAGATTTCCTAATAATCTGGAATTATTAATCCCTAACCCTCCTCTATTCCCCTCTTCTGCAATTTTTGTTATGCTTTTTGTTCTGTTTCAAACTATCAGTTCTACAATGTAATCAAATCATGATAAATTAGGTGTCACTGGCTCTTAGTGATATCTCATATTTTCAGTTCTCTACATCTTAATTTTGGGTCAACACCAGGTCTAGGGTAGCTGGTAGATCACTTTCTTTTTTACTTATTGGCTCCTTAATATCTTGCCCCAGCAAGTGTTTGTCTGTAGTGATCACAAATCTTTCTCTCCATGTTTCACCTTCCCTATGAGGATCCTTAGTTGACCTGTCTATTTCCACATGTTTAAAATCTCCAAGCATTAGGATCTTTGCTCTGGCTCTCCTCCTTGCCACTGTGGCCACCTTTTCTATTATCTTCAGGCATGTTTCAATGCATTTATCATGTTCCTTCTATCCTTTACCTTGCTGTAGTTAATAAAAAGTTGTAAATAACACCTTCTATTGTCTTCATAGTCCTCACTCTTACTATATCTATATGAAATCCTGCCAGTTGGTTACCGCCAGAATCGCTATCTCCTCAAAGCTCCAATGTTGTTGTATTAGTAGGGCTATTTCTCCTCCTCTCCACTTTCcttgtttatcatttcctttcatACTATTTGGTATCCTTTTGGAAATATTGTTCAGTATCCTCACTTATCTTCATCATTTGTGTCTCCATAACTATGATGATACAATGATGCAGATCTGCCACCTACTCCTGAAGCTCTATTCTCTTATTTGTAATGTCATCTATATTCAAAGTTGGAGACTAGACACTTAGGGCTAGATTCACCAAACTTAGCAGGGTTTCTGATGGTTGCTCAAGGAAAATCAAAAGTGGGTCGGTGTCGACTCTAATGCCCACATTAGCATGATATGGAAAGTTATACCAATTTCCAATCTTACAAAATTCACCAGACTCCATCCTCACTAAGATTCATTTAACTTATTTTCTACACAATGAATAAATGTTAgtttatttactaaagaggaaagtGTGTATCAAAGGCAATGGATTGTAGGGTAGGAAAGGCAGTGGCAGGGAGGGTAGAAAAGGCAGTGAATGGTAGGGTAGGAAGGCAGTGATtgtagggtagggaaggcagTGAAGGAtagggtaggaaaggtgatgaGGGGTAAAGAAAGGCATTGAAGGGTAGGATAGGAGAGGTGGTGTGAActctggtcttttccctcagcaaATCCGCATATCATTCACTTCGTTTAACACTTCTTATGATAAGTGGGCAAGTAAATCCATCTTGGAAAATGTGCTTTGTAACTAGAGATTCACGAAATTGAGGTTATACTGTACTGCAATCTATCACCCACAATAGTACAGTATTGTACATGCAGCAACTATAAAATAAACAAGAACTCACCTGGACTCTGCCATCATGGCTGCTGCTTGAATCAATAACTGAGTCTGGTGATCTGAATTATATGCACGAGCATAAGCCACATTGTCGAGGACATCAGCCCCAGAGAGCCCATATTTATCGGCAACTGCTAGAAGACGTTCAGGCCGAAAAGTTCCTTCTGTATCTATGTAAAGACActttccttcaccaccacccatatCTAAGGGAAGCTGGAACATACATTTGACATTTAAATAATATTTAAGATATGTTTACAGGCAATTTGTAACATTATTTGTTTGGAGAAAATGTTTAAAAGGTTATCTTTGTGGAATACTGGAATTACAGTATTTTGGTTGGAAATACATAAACATTCGTTCACGAATCAACGTACAAAATTCTGTGTGCAACACTCATTTGACCATGGCAAAGACAAAATTCAATTTAATTGACAATGAATTACTTACAGAAGTATataaaagcatatttaatgtaaaATTTAATTACAATACCCCCTTATAACGTCCAAAACTCATTCACATAATATTTATGAAGCATTGTAGAATATTGCAGGACAAACAAATCTAGCTAAATATTCAGGACTTACCTATACTGTAAGTGACTACGAGGAAGCGAGATCTAACTCTTTATGCCCTGCCTCCTAGCCATTTATACCTATCATACTAATTCTCTAAACATTAATCTTATCACATTTTTTCTTAAAGTTGCATATAGATAAAAGTTACACACAATGATACAAGGTTTTTTTCACAATGCAAAAATGTTAATACAATACATATCATTAATTCATAGTCatgaaatattttatttatattacatcAATAATGCTCACCTGACAGGTAACAGCTAGTGTGTGGCAAAGTTGAGTCTTGCCAGTGCGGAACTCTCCAAACATTTCAGTGATGGAACCAGTCTCTATACCACCTCCTAATAGTTTGTctaactcttttgagcctgtaGTCAGCTAAAATATAACACACAGTATGATATAACTGTGTATATTAATGATCAGGGAAATTAGAAATACATGAATAAATTTCAAGGGTTTCTGTAATGGTAAACTAAATTTCATTGTTATTTGTCATGCATTAAGTAAGTAAATAGCACCAGTTCAAAATGTTCCTGCAAAAATACGATTACACAGTACTGTATTTCAAATTTACGCTAGAACTTACAATTGCAGTACTGTATTGTAAtaagacacacacacgcaagtaCAAAGCAATGCATATCCTTACACAAATTTAACAAAGTTTTGTCATCTCCGATTTTTTCTCTTTAATTCTGAGAAGTAACTAACCAAAATGCATTCATGAAGCAAAAATGATTTCTGAGCAAAATATAcagcataataaataaataaataaataaatttattaataaGCATAATAACATAAAATAAGCACATAAAATAAGCACCGAGTGCAAGTAAGTGCACCTTTTTGGGCAGCACCATGGCTCATGTAATATGTAGTGTGGCaaactttataataataataataataataataataataataataataataataataataattattattattattattattataataaaaaaccagcgttgaatgtaatgaaacgccattttctgggcgagtcccagaggttccccggagctatccaggctgaatgtatagctttctggcatcagtcaatgtgcttggagttcttgcctaacagggaccacaagccagaacctggcctcctcaggagaggcacgaggagcaatggcccatagaaccccccccccctgtggttgggagcattctatgtctcccattgaccaggacaggcacccaggaaggtaggcaccccaaaacaaatccctattctggtaaaattattgctaccgaaagccgaacaagtggacagaactccccaaacgaaaattagcatgttgccgcgccgccgtctgcgcaacccccccctccctgggaggggaagccccagacccctcgcaCCGACTACCCAACactagttcttaggctggatgtcaaaacatacgaaaaaacaccgccgaccgaaggaagggagggatgctggggagcctccaggactcgcccagaaaatggtgtttcattacagtaCATTCaaaactggttttctggggggagacccattggctccccggagctaactacccaaagagaaggaaatcaAGGGACTTACCTCGGGAGGCAGTCCGTCCTCACTCCTCAacgcaaagtcgagacaactggccgcAACCGCCAACCCAATGTAACGCAGGCCCAactaggcccagggacattcaccaggtagcgagctgccaggaccctgttcgaccttctAAAACCCCAGGCCTGAATGTCAacccaggacatgttgccaaaaacaaagcagcaaacttacgaatgtcGTGAGCCCGGGGGTAGGctacaggctggctagacttaccaGACAGGACTGAGAGCAAAGAATtctggagccagaggcacatgACCACACCAGAcacccatcagccaagaactggtgTTGGGTAGCTGAtgcgaggggtctggggctctcccttctccctcccggggagggagggggagggggggggggttgtgcagacGGCGGCGTGgcaacatgatgacgtcatgcttgtttgctaattttcgtttgggaagttctgtccacttgttcggcttttgttagcaatagttttaccagaatagagatttgttttggggcgcctacctttctgggtgcctgttttggtcgatggcagacatagaatgctcccaacctcaGGGGGTTTCTATATGCCATTGTTCCTCATGCCTCTTCTGAGGgagtcaggttctggctcatggtccctggtacgcATGAACACcaagcacattgactgatgccagaaagctatacatatccattcagcctggatagctccgaggaGCTGATGGGGCTCCACCCAGAAAAGAAATAAAGGAAAGGCTAATTATGAGCTTAGTGTTGCTAGGGAAGCTATATCCTAAAAATACTTTCAATTATACCAGATAAATTTTTATGAAAAAATTAGGTTCCTGAAATCAAGTTTAGTCCATTTAATTCATAATGGAGAAGAAATTAGCATGATTGTGAATAAATATTCTAGTATTTACTAGGAAAGAACTAAATGTTGCATATGAAGTAACAATAACATTTGGCCAATTGTCAAACAATGCATCTATATTACTAAATTAATCCAGCATACTACACAATGTCAAGGTGTAGTATGTAGTATAGTTgtgtttaataaataataataatacccctgtacagtactttatttaACAACTACAAAACATAGTACAGTGGTTAAATAGTTGCTacataaaataaatatttaataaagcCACTACTGTAGTATGTAAAACATTTTGGGCATAAATCTGAAGGAAATTAGTTGATGCACTGCTTGGAtatatttcataaaaaaaaaaaacagagttaATATGAAAAATCAACTTACTAACTTAGACACTCAGAAGCTCCCTGAGGAAAAATCAATGTCTCATTAATAATCTGCAGGAGAATGTCATTACAACTTACCTGCACCAAATCGGCACGTTTCTGATGAAATTCTGTTGCAGTAGTGAAGCCCATTGGTACTAGTTTAGAAGCTTCTGCCAGTATTTTGTCTGCTTTAGCCTCACTAACTCCCTTAATACCAAGGAGGGCCTTCTTTGGGGCAAAAGCTACAGCCTCTACGGTATAGTAACCAGCTTCTTCCAATTTTTTTATGTCTGCCACAGATATTCCATTTTGCTGAATAAAACAGGAATACCAGCATTACTTTGCTTCCCAGTTtcataaaattaataaaataaagtatAATAAATAACTTTGTTGACATGCttttcacacacacatttatttatttaatgtaaCTCGCTGAAAAAATTACACAATAATACAAGACAATAATTACAGTTGGAACCTCAGCTGACGACTGCCCTAGAGCACAAATTTTTTGGTATACGACGGTTTACTTGAAAAACATCTGTTCGACCCAAACGTGTGTTTGGGCCGAAGAAGCGCGTGGTGCTGGGGGCGCGAGGCGAGGCATTTTTAGTTTGTTTACAAGTCTATTCTGTATAATGACGACTGCAGccgtgcttgaattctttgtgaaaaATTTCATTGTTTGCCTGCTTTTTTGCTTTTCAACATAAAAGTTctcattatatatcatgccatggggcccaagaaagtcagtggtaaagttcaacctaaaccTTTGTTGAAAAGGCTCACCCAAATCAAATTGTAGCAGGCCATTGTGTTaaactttttaatgacaatgtgatgtctcacttcagacaagtgttacaacatAGGAAAAAAACAAGTGTCGCTagacaggtttttagtgagaaaaaccAAGCAGTGAGCCATAAGCAGGTCCTACTGGTATGCAGCCAAAATGTAGGAGAGAAAgtaccccagaaaagtcatcactgcctgatattATAATGGAAGGTGAATTCCCCTTGGCATACGCAGCATGAGTTAAcatcactgctgttcagcttgtgacaacagcattgcctaaaaatgtaaaaatatgtatgtatctGGTACAgtgttatttagccatgatagtaccgAGTATTACAGAAGGgtctgactgtgataaagactgtgtacaatgttcagatatcagtgaatcaatgctgttcaagatcttcacagtgctagccacagcactGCCATTATTTTGTCCATCTAAGATTGTTCAAACgacttctcatgttcctttacaaaataaacttgtggaaaattattcatttacaggattttttgaccaggattctgataatagcaggattgtggtaagAATTAGCAATGTGCATAGTATGGTGGTAGGAGTAATCTTGGCAAGGAGGGAGGGTCGATGTAATGTCATCTGCTTGCTggtttaattacctaagtgtagttacaggatgagagctacgctcgtggtgtcccgtcttcccagca
This genomic window from Procambarus clarkii isolate CNS0578487 chromosome 62, FALCON_Pclarkii_2.0, whole genome shotgun sequence contains:
- the spn-A gene encoding DNA repair protein RAD51 homolog A encodes the protein MAMMQERSIDEQESEADIGAAGPLLIHTLEQNGISVADIKKLEEAGYYTVEAVAFAPKKALLGIKGVSEAKADKILAEASKLVPMGFTTATEFHQKRADLVQLTTGSKELDKLLGGGIETGSITEMFGEFRTGKTQLCHTLAVTCQLPLDMGGGEGKCLYIDTEGTFRPERLLAVADKYGLSGADVLDNVAYARAYNSDHQTQLLIQAAAMMAESRYALLIVDSAMALYRTDYAGRGELSARQMHLARFLRMLLRLADEFGVAVVITNQVVAQVDGAAMFAADPKKPIGGNIMAHASTTRLYLRKGRGETRICKIYDSPCLPEAEAMFGIYADGIGDAKD